The Streptomyces sp. NBC_00454 DNA segment CGGGACACCCCGGGCCGGGCTGGGGGCCGGGCTGGCCGCCCTGTGGCGCGTCCGGGAACTGCGGGCGGTCACCTCGGCCACCACCCTGGCCTTCGTCGGCATCGGCTCGCTCACCACCACCTCGGTGCTCCTGGCCACCGCGCTCGGCAGTCCGCGCGGCGGCGGGGTACTGATGACGGCCTTCGCCCTGGGCGCCCTGACCGGCTCCCTGACCCTGGGCCGGATCACGGCCGTCGCGCCGGGCAAGCTGGCCCGCTGGGCCATGGCGGCCACCGGGGTGGCGCTCACCGCAGCCGCGTTCACCCCCTCGGTCGCCCTCACGGCGGTGGCGTTCGCCGCGGCCGGGGTGTGCGACGGGCCGCTGCTCACGGCCACCCTGCGGATCCGCTCGCAGTACGCACCGGACGGGGTGCGCACCCAGGTGTTCACCCTCGGCGCCGGGCTCAAGGTGACGGCCGCGTCCACCGGCGCCGCCCTCGTGGGGCTCGCCGCCGACGCGCCGCCGTGGATCCTGCTGCTCGGGATCGCCGTACTGCAGCTGGCCGGCGCCCTGCTGCACACGCTGGTGGCCGTACCCGGGCCCGTACCGGACGGGGTCCCGGCCGCGACCGGCGCCCTCCCGGCTACAGCCCCGTCGGCAGGTTCCGCCACAACTGCGGCCGGTCCACGGACTCCTGGAGCACCTTGAGCGTGGCCGGATGCGGCGCCGCGTACAGCTCGGGGTAGTCGACCTCGCCGAGCTCCGGGCGGACGGGGAAGGCCAGTTGTTCGTGGTCGAGGGTGAACTGGGCGTCCACGCCGGGCTTGTTGCCCCGCGCATCCACCCGGGACCAGTCGTCCCTGCCGGGCAGGCGCAGCGCGACGAGGCCGTGGACGGCCAGGTTCGACCCGTCGTCGTCGCCGAGGAGCTGGTAGCAGAGCCCGGCCGGGATGCCCTGGGCGCGCAGCAGGGCCGTCAGCGCGTGGGACTTGGCGTAGCAGATGCCGTTGCGCGTGGCCAGGACGTCGGAGGCGCGCCAGGAGACGCGGTCGTCCCCGGAATCGGCGGTGTGCGGGATGGTGTCGCGGACGAACTCGAAGGCGACCTTCGCGTATGAATATGCATCGCCTGTGGCCGCCCACAGGGCGTCGGCGGTCTCCTGGACCAGCGGGTGGTCGTGATCGACGGCTTCATCGGCCACCAGATAGGCGGCAACGTCGGAATGCTCCTGGATCAGCTTCATGATCCAGGAGCATACCTATGCAGAATTCTGCATGTCTATAGATTTATGGCAGTGCTAGCGGGCCAGCTCCTCCTTGAGGGCCTGGAGGAACCCGTCCACGTCCTCCTCCTGGGTGTCGAAGCTGCACATCCAGCGGACGTCGCCCGCGATCTCGTCCCAGAAGTAGAAGCGGTAGCGCTCCTGGAGCCGCCGCGTCACCGCGTGCGGGAGCCGCGCGAACACGGCGTTCGCCTGCACCGGGTAGAGGATCTCCACCCCGTCCGTCTCGCGCACCCCGGCCGCCAGCCGCTGCGCCATCGCGTTGGCGTGGCGGGCGTTGCGCAGCCACAGGTCCTTCGCGAGGAGCGCTTCGAGCTGCACCGATACGAAGCGCATCTTCGAGGCGAGCTGCATCGACATCTTGCGGATGTGCTTCATCTGCCGGACGGCATCCGGGTTCAGCACGACGACGGCCTCTCCGGCCATCATCCCGTTCTTGGTGCCGCCGTAGGACAGCACGTCCACGCCGACGGCGTTCGTGAAGGCGCGCATCGGCACGTCCAGCGAGGCCGCGGCGTTGGCTATCCGGGCACCGTCGAGGTGGACCTTCATGCCCTTGCCGTGCGCGTGCTCGCAGATGGCCCGGATCTCGTCCACGGTGTAGACCGTGCCGAGCTCGGTGTTCTGGGTGATCGAGACGACCTGCGGCATCGCCCGGTGCTCGTCCTCCCAGCCCCAGGCCTGCCGGTCGATGAGCTCGGGGGTGAGCTTGCCGTCCGGGGTGGGAACGGTGAGCAGCTTGAGGCCCGCCATCCGCTCGGGCGCTCCGCCCTCGTCGACGTTGATGTGCGCCGACTCGGCACAGACCACCGCGCCCCAGCGGTCGGTGAGGGCCTGCAGGGCCGTCACGTTGGCGCCGGTGCCGTTGAAGACCGGGTAGACCTCGGCGTGCGGGCCGAAGTGGCCGCGGAAGATCTTCTGCAGGTGTTCGGTGTACTCGTCGTCGCCGTAGGAGACCTGGTGGCCGCCGTTGGCCAGCGCGATGGCCGCCAGGATCTCCGGGTGCACCCCGGCGTAGTTGTCGCTGGCGAAGCCGCGTACCGCCGGGTCGTGGTGCCGGCGGGCGTCGGTCTTCGCTTGGGACTTCCTGATCGCGGTTTTCACGGCAGCGTTCTTCACGTCAGCGTTCTTCACGGTTGGGGAGTGAGCCACAGACGCTGTCCGTTCACATCGGAGGCGGACCGCTCCCAGACGCCGGCGATGGCCTCGGCCAGCTCCTTGACGTCGGTGAAGCCCGCGAACTTCGCAGTGGGGCGCTCGGCGCGCATCGCGTCGTGCACCAGTGCCTTGATGACCAGGATCGCAGCCGCGGCTCCGGGGCCGTCCTCGCCCCCCAGCTTGCGGAAGGAGTCGGCCATGGCCAGCGTCCACGCCTCGGCGGCCGCCTTGCCCGCGTTGTACGCGGCGTTGTTGGCGACCGGCTTGTGCGCGCCGGACTGGCTGACCAGGACGTAGCGGCCGCGGTCGCTGCGCAGCAGTCCGTCGTGGAAGGCGAGCGAGGTGTGCTGGACGGTGCGGATGAGGAGCTTCTCCAGGAAGTCCCAGTCCGCGAGGTCTGTGTCGGTGAAGGTGGTGCTGCCGCGCCAGCCGCCGACGAGGTGGACCAGGCCGTCGATGCGGCCGAACTCCTTCTCGGTCTGCTCGGCCCAGGCCTTGGTCGCGGCCAGGTCGAGCAGGTCGACGGTGTCACCGGTGATGGTGGCGCCGCCGTGGGCGTAGCGTGCCGCGTCCACGGCCTCCGCGAGCCGCGCCGGGTCGGCGTCGGACGCGACGACCACGGCACCCGCCTCGGCGAGGCGGAGCAGGGTGGCGCGCCCGGCGGGGCCGCCGGCCCCCGCCACCGCTACCACCGCGCCGTGGAGATTCCCGTTGCCATTCGAGCCGTTCATCTGTGCAGCCTCCTGTGGGCGAGCGCTCACGCGGCGGCCCGCTCTGCGTGTTCCGTGTTCAGGGCGGTGATGCCCTTGGTCGAAGCGATCACGCCCTTGAGCTTCTTGGCGAGGGCCTCATAGAACATGCTGAGCGGAAACTCGTCGGGAAGCACGTCGTCCACGAGCTTGCGCGGCGGCTGCGTGAGGTCCAGGGCGTCGGGGCCCTTGGCCCAGCGGGATCCCGGGTGGGGAGCGAGGTACTCGGCGACCAGTTCGTAGGCCTTGAACCAGTGGACGAGCTTCGGGCGGTCGATCCCGGCCCGGTAGAGGTCCTCGATCTCGGCGCACAGCTGGTTGGTGACCTGCGGGGCACGCATCCAGTCGATCTTCAGCTTGTTGTCCGTCCAGCGCACGACGTCGTGCTTGTGGAGGTACGCGAAGAGCAGCTGGCCGCCGAGGCCGTCGTAGTTGCGGTTGCGGTCGCCGGAGACCGGGAAGCGGAACATCCGGTCGAAGAGGACGGCGTACTGCACGTCACGGCCGTGCTCGTTGCCCTCGGACTCCAGCTTCACGGCCTCCTTGAAGGCGGTGAGGTCGCAGCGCAGCTCTTCGAGGCCATACATCCAGAACGGCTGGCGCTGCTTGATCATGAAGGGGTCGAACGGCAGGTCGCCGTGGCTGTGGGTGCGGTCGTGGACCATGTCCCACAGGACGAAGGCCTTCTCGCAGCGCTCCTGGTCCTCGACCATGCGGGCGATGTCCTCGGGCAGCTCGATGCCCAGGATGTCGACGGCGGCCTCGGTGACCTTGCGGTAGCGGGCGGCCTCGCGGTCGCAGAAGATCCCGCCCCAGGTGAAGCGCTCCGGGGCCTCGCGCACGGCGATGGTCTCCGGGAAGAGCACCGCGGAGTGGGTGTCGTAGCCCGGGGTGAAGTCCTCGAAGGTGATGCCGAGGAAGAGCGGGTTGTCGTACCGGGTGCGCTCCAGCTCGGAGAGCCACTCGGGCCACACCATCTTCAGCACGACGGCTTCGAGGTTGCGGTCCGGGTTGCCGTTCTGGGTGTACATCGGGAAGACCACGAGGTGCTGGAGCCCGTCGGCGCGCTCGGCCGCCGGGTGGAAGGCCAGCAGGGAGTCGAGGAAGTCCGGCACGGCAAAACCGTCGGCGGCCCACTTTCGCAGGTCGCCGATGAGGGCACGGTGGTACGCGCCGCCGTGTGGCAGCAGCGGCGACAGCGCCTCGATGCCCGAGACCACGCGCTCGACCGCGACCTCGGCGGCGGCGCGGGCGGGCGCGCCCTCGGCCTCGAAGTCGATGGAGCCGTCGGCCGACTGCCAGGGCCGGATCTCCTCCACGGCGGCCTTGAGCTCGGGCCACGCCGGGTGGTCCACCACCCGTACACCGGCGGTTATCACGGCACCGCCGATACCCGGCACAAGAGTTTCCGTCATGTCACTTCCTCCACAGGAGAACCTCACGTTAAGACAGCGTATGCATGTGAGGCTCTCCTGCTCAAGAGGGAATCCGGGAAATTATCCTGCGTCACCCCCAGTTTCACCGGAAGTCTTCCCGTTCTTAGGCATGGAATCGAGGACTCCGCCCAGTCGCGCCAAGGCCTGGCGGGCCTGTGGGAGTACGTCGGCCAGCGCGAGGAACCCGTGGAACATCCCGGGATGCTCGTCAAGGGCCGAAGGAACTCCGCTCCCGATCAGCCGACGGTGGTACGCCACCCCCTCGTCCCGCAGCGGATCGCACCCCGCCACCACCACGTGCGCGGGCGGCAGCCCCCGCAGATCGGCGCCGAGCGGGGAGGCCAGCGGATCGCGGCCGTCGCCGCCGGGCCCCAGGTACTGCTCCCAGAACCAGCGCAGGTGCGCGGCGGTGAGGAAGTAGCCCGCGGCGTTGTCCCGGTAGGAGTCCGTGTCCTGCCCGGCGTCCAGGCAGGGATAGATCAGCATCTGGAGCGCGACGGCCGGTCCCCCGCGGCCCCGGGCCATCAGCAACGAGGCAGCGGCGAGGTTCGCGCCCGCGCTGTCCCCGGCCACCACCAGGGCGGCCGGGTCCCCGCCCAGTTCCTCGATGTGCGCGCCGGCCCAGCACAGGGCGGCGTACGCGTCGTGGACGGCGGCGGGGAAGCGGGCTTCGGGTGCCCGCCGGTAGTCGACGGAGACGAAGACGGCCCCGGAGCTGCGGCAGAGCGCCCGGACGGTGGCGTCGTGGGTGTCGAGGTCGCACAGGACCCAGCCTCCGCCGTGGCAGAACACCACGGTCGGCCGGACCCCGGGCCACTCCTCGGGGTCGGGGTAGTAGACGCGCACCGGAACCGGCGGCGCACCGGCCGGCCCGGGGACCTCCCGGTCCTCGACGGAGCCGACGGCGAGCGGCGCGCCCGTCGCGGGCGCGGCGGCGAGGATCCGGCGGGCCTCCCGCGCTTCGGTGACGGCGCCCCCGAGGTCGGGGAAGAAGGCGGCCATGGCGTCCGCGTAGGGCCGGGCGGCGGGATCGAGCCGGTCGGTCCACGGGACGGGGCCGGCCGGGGCAGTGGGACCGGCCGGGGCGGTGCGGCCGGCCGGAACACCAGCCTGCGGGTTCGCTTCGTTCACGGCGGTGGCCCTACGCCTTCCGGAAGTGCGGGATGACCTTCTCGCCCCACTGCCGCAGGGTCTCCAGACAGGCCTCCTGGGGCACGGTCCCCATCTGGATCAGGCACATGATCTCGTCGGCCCCCGCCTCCCTCAGCCGCTCCACGTAGGCGATGGCCTCGTCCGCGCTCCCGTAGGCGTGGTCGGCGTTGAAGGTGGCCGTGGACGTGGGCCGCACCGGGATGTCCAGCTCGTGCAGCCGGGCCACCACCTGCTCGGCGGCCCTGCGCATCTCCGCCTCCTCGTCGGCGCCCGCCACCACCGCCTCGTCCGGAACGCCCGCTCCGCCGTACCAGTGGCCGATGGACTGCGCGAAGAACCGCTGCCCCCGGACGCCGATCCGGCGGGCCTCCTCCGGGTCGTCGAGCACGATGGTCGGACAGAGCACCGAGAAGTGGTCGTTGACCACGGTGGAGACGAAGCGGCCGCCGTCGCGGCCGGCGATCGCGCCGTCGTACACGGCCCGCATCCGCGCGATGGACTCCGGCCCGGCGAAGCCCATCACCAGCGCCCCGACGCCCAGCTCGGCGGCCTGCACCAGCGTTTCGCCCCGGCTGCACGCCAGGAACAGCGGCGGGTGCGGGGCCTGACTGGGCCTCGGCAGGATCGGATGCGGATCGATGTCGATGAGCTCCCCGTGGTACTCGAGCTCCTCCTCCTGCCAGGCCTTCCCGATGATCCGCAGCGCCTCCTCCACCTCCGCCGTGGTGCGGTCCTTGTCCACCCCGCACAGCGAGGTCTCCTGGGCGGTCCCGCCGCGGCCCGCGCCGAGGTCGACGCGTCCGCCGGACAGCAGGTCGAGCATCGCGGCCCGCTCGGCGACCCGCACGGGGTGGTTGAAGCCGAAGGGCATGCACACGACCCCGTGGCCGATGCGTATGGTGTTCGTCCGGGCCGCGACGAAGCTCAGAAAGATTTCCGGGGCGGACATGTGGGCGTACCACTTGAGCGAGTGGTGCTCGACGGCCCAGATCCGGTCGAATCCCACCTGTTCGGCGAGCACCGCCTGCTCCACGCAGTCGCGGATGACCTGGTGCTCGCGCTCCACGGTCGGGTCGGCCAACTGCGCCTCGAAGATGACGGAGAACTTCACTTATGCCTCCAGGGTTGCGTCCCGTACCCGGTCTCACTTCAATTAGAAATATGACTAGTAGTCAGAAGCCGAAGAAGCAAGAGCTACCGCCGACCGCATGGGCCGTACTGGGTCTGCTCTCCTTCCCCGGCGAGCGGACCGGATACGAACTGAAGAAGTGGGCGGACTCCTCCCTCCGCTTCTTCTACTGGTCACCGGCGATCAGTCAGATCTACGCCGAGCTGCGCCGCCTGGAGGAACTCGGCTACGCGGCGTCCGTGCGCTCGGGGCCCGAGGAGGCCCGGGCCAAGCGCCGCTACGGCATCACCCCCGCCGGGCGCGAAGCGCTGGCCGGCTGGGCCGCCGACTCCTCCGAGGCCGGACCCCCGGTGCTCAAGCACGGGCTGCTGCTGCGGGTCTGGCTCGGGCACCTGGCGGAACCCGAATTGCTGCGGCGGATGGTGACCGAGCACCTGGAGCGCACCACGGGCGAGCTGGCCGCCGTACGGGAGGCCATGGCGCACGCGGCCGAGGAGCCGGACTGGGCGTTCCCCACCCTGGCGCTGCGCTGGAGCGAGCGCCAGCACCTGGCCGAGCTGGAACTGACCCGGACCCTGCTGGCGGACCTGGCCGAGCTGCCCGGCGCGGCCGACCCGGCTGACCAGCCCGACCCGGTCCAGCAGGAACGTCAAGGCAGCGGGGACGCGCCCACGCCCGGGTGACACGGCGGACCCCGCCGCGGGCTCCGGAGCCCCGGCAGGCCCGGCGGGAGGCGGCCGGCGAGCGTTTCGGAGCCCTTGCACGGACGGTCTCATCGCCCGCGCGGCGCACTAGCATGCGTCCTCACCGCGCGCGGCCGGTCGGGACACCGCGACCGCGCGGGGAGCCGCCGTCGACGGAAGCGAGAGAACCTTGACTTTCCTCACCATCGGTCACCGCGGGGTCATGGGTGTCGAACCGGAGAACACCATGCGGTCCTTCGTCCGCGCGGAACGCTCCGGCATGGACGTCATCGCCCTCGACCTACGACTCAGCAAGGACGGCACCCTCGTCGTCCTGCACGACGCCGAGGTGGACCGGACCACCGACGGCTCGGGAGCCGTCACCGATCTGACCCTGGCCGAACTGCGCGGGCTGGACGCCGGGGACGGCCAGCACGTGCCCGTCCTGGAAGAGGTCCTGGACGCGGTCCGGGCGCCGCTCCAGGTCCAGGTGCACGACCTGGGCGTCGCCACGGCGCTGGCGGAGCTGTTGCTCGGCCGCGATCTGACCGGGCGGGTGGAGGTGGCCTCGTTCCGCGACGAGGTGCTCGGCGAGACGAGCCGGCTGGTGCCGGGCGTACGGACCGCGCTCTACGCCGACCAGAGCGCGGCGGACGCCGAGGCGACCGTCGGCCGGGCCGTGGACGCGGGCGCGGAGACGGTCGCCCTCAACATCCGCCACCTCACCCTGGACACGGTGGAGTCGGCGCACGAGGCCGGGCTCCGGGTGATCGGCTGGACGGTCAACTGCCTGGACCACCTGCGCCTGGCCCGCGCGCTCGGACTCGACGGCGTGGTCACCGACTTCCCGGAGATCCGCTCCACGGGCCGCTTCACCGCCTGAAGCGCTGCACGTCCCCGGACTACAGCGACTTGACCAGCAGCTCGAAGGCCAGGTCGTCACGGAGCGGGACGCCGAAGCGCTCGTCCCCGTAGGGGAAGGGGCTCATCTCTCCGGTGCGCTCGTAGCCGCGGCGCACGTAGTAGGCGATGAGCTCCTCCCGTACGTTGACCACGGTCATCCGCATCTCCTTGGCCTCCCACTGCTCACGGGCGCGGCGCTCCGCCTCGGCCATGACCTCCTTGCCGAGGCCGCCACCCTGCAGTCCGGGGCGGACCGCGAACATCCCGAAGTAGACGTGGTCCCCCCGGTGTTCGAGG contains these protein-coding regions:
- a CDS encoding transglutaminase family protein; the encoded protein is MKLIQEHSDVAAYLVADEAVDHDHPLVQETADALWAATGDAYSYAKVAFEFVRDTIPHTADSGDDRVSWRASDVLATRNGICYAKSHALTALLRAQGIPAGLCYQLLGDDDGSNLAVHGLVALRLPGRDDWSRVDARGNKPGVDAQFTLDHEQLAFPVRPELGEVDYPELYAAPHPATLKVLQESVDRPQLWRNLPTGL
- a CDS encoding helix-turn-helix transcriptional regulator; protein product: MTSSQKPKKQELPPTAWAVLGLLSFPGERTGYELKKWADSSLRFFYWSPAISQIYAELRRLEELGYAASVRSGPEEARAKRRYGITPAGREALAGWAADSSEAGPPVLKHGLLLRVWLGHLAEPELLRRMVTEHLERTTGELAAVREAMAHAAEEPDWAFPTLALRWSERQHLAELELTRTLLADLAELPGAADPADQPDPVQQERQGSGDAPTPG
- a CDS encoding DUF6421 family protein; translated protein: MTETLVPGIGGAVITAGVRVVDHPAWPELKAAVEEIRPWQSADGSIDFEAEGAPARAAAEVAVERVVSGIEALSPLLPHGGAYHRALIGDLRKWAADGFAVPDFLDSLLAFHPAAERADGLQHLVVFPMYTQNGNPDRNLEAVVLKMVWPEWLSELERTRYDNPLFLGITFEDFTPGYDTHSAVLFPETIAVREAPERFTWGGIFCDREAARYRKVTEAAVDILGIELPEDIARMVEDQERCEKAFVLWDMVHDRTHSHGDLPFDPFMIKQRQPFWMYGLEELRCDLTAFKEAVKLESEGNEHGRDVQYAVLFDRMFRFPVSGDRNRNYDGLGGQLLFAYLHKHDVVRWTDNKLKIDWMRAPQVTNQLCAEIEDLYRAGIDRPKLVHWFKAYELVAEYLAPHPGSRWAKGPDALDLTQPPRKLVDDVLPDEFPLSMFYEALAKKLKGVIASTKGITALNTEHAERAAA
- a CDS encoding LLM class flavin-dependent oxidoreductase; this translates as MKFSVIFEAQLADPTVEREHQVIRDCVEQAVLAEQVGFDRIWAVEHHSLKWYAHMSAPEIFLSFVAARTNTIRIGHGVVCMPFGFNHPVRVAERAAMLDLLSGGRVDLGAGRGGTAQETSLCGVDKDRTTAEVEEALRIIGKAWQEEELEYHGELIDIDPHPILPRPSQAPHPPLFLACSRGETLVQAAELGVGALVMGFAGPESIARMRAVYDGAIAGRDGGRFVSTVVNDHFSVLCPTIVLDDPEEARRIGVRGQRFFAQSIGHWYGGAGVPDEAVVAGADEEAEMRRAAEQVVARLHELDIPVRPTSTATFNADHAYGSADEAIAYVERLREAGADEIMCLIQMGTVPQEACLETLRQWGEKVIPHFRKA
- a CDS encoding glycerophosphodiester phosphodiesterase, coding for MTFLTIGHRGVMGVEPENTMRSFVRAERSGMDVIALDLRLSKDGTLVVLHDAEVDRTTDGSGAVTDLTLAELRGLDAGDGQHVPVLEEVLDAVRAPLQVQVHDLGVATALAELLLGRDLTGRVEVASFRDEVLGETSRLVPGVRTALYADQSAADAEATVGRAVDAGAETVALNIRHLTLDTVESAHEAGLRVIGWTVNCLDHLRLARALGLDGVVTDFPEIRSTGRFTA
- a CDS encoding alpha/beta hydrolase — encoded protein: MNEANPQAGVPAGRTAPAGPTAPAGPVPWTDRLDPAARPYADAMAAFFPDLGGAVTEAREARRILAAAPATGAPLAVGSVEDREVPGPAGAPPVPVRVYYPDPEEWPGVRPTVVFCHGGGWVLCDLDTHDATVRALCRSSGAVFVSVDYRRAPEARFPAAVHDAYAALCWAGAHIEELGGDPAALVVAGDSAGANLAAASLLMARGRGGPAVALQMLIYPCLDAGQDTDSYRDNAAGYFLTAAHLRWFWEQYLGPGGDGRDPLASPLGADLRGLPPAHVVVAGCDPLRDEGVAYHRRLIGSGVPSALDEHPGMFHGFLALADVLPQARQALARLGGVLDSMPKNGKTSGETGGDAG
- a CDS encoding GNAT family N-acetyltransferase; amino-acid sequence: MPSADPQALTFRTAVEADVPALVELVESAYRGDASRAGWTTEADFLDGQRTDEAGVAGIVAHPDGMLLVAERAGELISCCHLEHRGDHVYFGMFAVRPGLQGGGLGKEVMAEAERRAREQWEAKEMRMTVVNVREELIAYYVRRGYERTGEMSPFPYGDERFGVPLRDDLAFELLVKSL
- a CDS encoding low specificity L-threonine aldolase gives rise to the protein MRKSQAKTDARRHHDPAVRGFASDNYAGVHPEILAAIALANGGHQVSYGDDEYTEHLQKIFRGHFGPHAEVYPVFNGTGANVTALQALTDRWGAVVCAESAHINVDEGGAPERMAGLKLLTVPTPDGKLTPELIDRQAWGWEDEHRAMPQVVSITQNTELGTVYTVDEIRAICEHAHGKGMKVHLDGARIANAAASLDVPMRAFTNAVGVDVLSYGGTKNGMMAGEAVVVLNPDAVRQMKHIRKMSMQLASKMRFVSVQLEALLAKDLWLRNARHANAMAQRLAAGVRETDGVEILYPVQANAVFARLPHAVTRRLQERYRFYFWDEIAGDVRWMCSFDTQEEDVDGFLQALKEELAR
- a CDS encoding MFS transporter — encoded protein: MQGFGRYLAAALAARFASEGMGMAVVLLALERTGSAAHGAFVLTAWLAPHVLAAPLAGAAAARSRRPRLFHVGALAGFTTAVATLAFILGRAPTPVVLVVAVLGGACGPMVTGGLSSLVTGLVPAGPARDRAYAWDASTYNGAAVTAPAAVGLVAAFASAGPAMAVLAASGALAAALAATLPYGSHGSAGPAPGTPRAGLGAGLAALWRVRELRAVTSATTLAFVGIGSLTTTSVLLATALGSPRGGGVLMTAFALGALTGSLTLGRITAVAPGKLARWAMAATGVALTAAAFTPSVALTAVAFAAAGVCDGPLLTATLRIRSQYAPDGVRTQVFTLGAGLKVTAASTGAALVGLAADAPPWILLLGIAVLQLAGALLHTLVAVPGPVPDGVPAATGALPATAPSAGSATTAAGPRTPGAP
- a CDS encoding SDR family oxidoreductase, giving the protein MNGSNGNGNLHGAVVAVAGAGGPAGRATLLRLAEAGAVVVASDADPARLAEAVDAARYAHGGATITGDTVDLLDLAATKAWAEQTEKEFGRIDGLVHLVGGWRGSTTFTDTDLADWDFLEKLLIRTVQHTSLAFHDGLLRSDRGRYVLVSQSGAHKPVANNAAYNAGKAAAEAWTLAMADSFRKLGGEDGPGAAAAILVIKALVHDAMRAERPTAKFAGFTDVKELAEAIAGVWERSASDVNGQRLWLTPQP